One Polaribacter sp. KT25b DNA segment encodes these proteins:
- a CDS encoding Sip1-related alpha-galactosidase: MKHILGILILTLTLISCEVKKSESNFNEIPKKIDLKTFPKEGLITLGKQDLIPNTEGIIADIKLVLAPFEKGVYYRPFSKKLASGNRVEPIWFDRISELNSYKKEKPRFDGFKDLGSFLMLKNASGKYLVLLPVVSNKIGNTFAIYDNEIFLRTATYGTKTEQISAPLLAYAESDNPYEATRKVWELAKNAEGVKGNVNWRSDKTYPEPFKYLGWCSWEHFKKDINEEIILKSISDIKKSEIPFRWVLVDDGYLDQENWKLLSFGTDKNKFPNGWKPITSQKDDKIKWMGIWRNMQGYMQGISPNHTMDHLKDDIVKVKYGKSVKFMPKISEKSADAFYHEMTSVTKKAGFDIIKVDFQSDNYFYNKGSENAIYGVHLNNTALEENCVDENLHLLNCIAQQNFNVFNQRYSSVIRGSVDYKTTMDRTDITIVQNFTNAFWLGHLHWLDQDMFHTSFKETARLMAVSRAMSGGPIYLSDETTNIDDTYLKPLMYKDGEIIRTLAPGVPLPQSMMKDPYFDGKAFSVIAPIENKSAVIMAVNLNQGEKEVKASISLKDYQFAGSMIQPYQGLWNAPKEGIILYDHDAGSASILKDDYQFTLSSRKERLFQLSPIQNGWSVIGNPDKYLSAATYDLLETNKKSLKIKMKEDGPVLLWSNGKIPISENFEFKKLKNGLWQGELVKPNSNSAYLILIEE; this comes from the coding sequence ATGAAACATATTCTTGGTATTCTTATTTTAACTCTCACATTAATCTCTTGTGAAGTTAAAAAAAGCGAATCTAATTTTAATGAAATTCCGAAGAAAATAGATTTAAAAACGTTTCCGAAGGAAGGATTAATAACTTTAGGTAAACAAGATTTAATTCCGAATACAGAAGGTATTATTGCGGATATTAAATTGGTTTTAGCACCTTTTGAAAAAGGAGTTTATTACCGTCCGTTTTCTAAAAAACTAGCTTCTGGAAATCGGGTAGAACCTATTTGGTTTGATCGTATTTCTGAGTTGAATAGTTATAAAAAAGAAAAACCAAGGTTTGATGGGTTTAAAGATTTAGGAAGTTTCTTAATGTTAAAAAATGCTTCAGGTAAATATCTTGTCTTATTGCCTGTAGTTTCTAATAAAATAGGAAATACTTTTGCAATTTATGACAATGAAATTTTTTTAAGAACAGCCACTTACGGTACTAAAACAGAACAGATAAGTGCTCCACTTTTAGCTTATGCGGAATCAGATAATCCTTATGAAGCAACACGTAAAGTTTGGGAATTGGCAAAAAATGCAGAAGGAGTAAAAGGCAACGTAAATTGGCGTTCAGATAAAACGTACCCAGAACCTTTTAAATATTTAGGTTGGTGTTCTTGGGAACATTTTAAGAAAGACATTAATGAAGAAATTATTTTAAAATCAATTTCTGATATTAAAAAGAGTGAAATTCCATTTAGATGGGTGTTGGTAGATGATGGTTATTTAGACCAAGAAAACTGGAAGTTATTGTCTTTTGGTACCGATAAAAATAAATTTCCAAACGGATGGAAACCTATTACAAGTCAGAAAGATGATAAAATAAAATGGATGGGAATTTGGAGAAATATGCAAGGATATATGCAAGGAATTTCACCAAACCATACCATGGATCATTTAAAAGACGATATTGTTAAAGTAAAGTATGGTAAAAGTGTAAAGTTTATGCCGAAGATTTCAGAAAAATCTGCGGATGCTTTTTATCATGAAATGACATCAGTAACAAAAAAAGCAGGTTTTGATATTATTAAAGTAGATTTTCAATCTGATAATTACTTTTATAACAAGGGGTCTGAAAATGCTATTTACGGAGTACATCTTAACAATACTGCTTTAGAAGAAAATTGTGTCGATGAAAACCTACATCTTTTAAACTGTATTGCACAGCAAAATTTTAATGTATTTAACCAAAGATACAGTAGTGTAATTCGTGGAAGTGTCGATTATAAAACCACTATGGATCGTACAGATATTACCATTGTACAAAATTTTACAAATGCTTTTTGGTTGGGGCATTTACATTGGCTTGACCAAGATATGTTTCATACAAGTTTTAAAGAAACAGCACGCTTAATGGCGGTTAGTAGAGCCATGTCTGGCGGACCAATATATTTATCTGACGAAACTACAAACATAGATGATACGTACTTAAAACCATTGATGTATAAGGATGGAGAAATTATTAGAACACTTGCACCAGGAGTTCCCTTGCCACAAAGTATGATGAAAGATCCGTATTTTGATGGTAAAGCATTTAGCGTAATTGCGCCTATAGAAAATAAATCTGCAGTTATTATGGCTGTTAATTTAAATCAGGGTGAAAAAGAAGTGAAAGCTTCTATTTCTCTAAAAGATTATCAGTTTGCAGGGAGTATGATACAACCTTATCAAGGACTTTGGAATGCTCCTAAAGAGGGAATTATTTTGTACGATCATGATGCAGGTTCCGCAAGTATTTTAAAAGATGATTATCAATTTACGTTAAGTTCAAGAAAAGAACGACTTTTTCAGTTGAGTCCAATTCAAAATGGTTGGTCGGTTATTGGTAATCCAGATAAATATTTATCTGCAGCTACTTATGATTTGTTAGAAACGAATAAAAAAAGTTTAAAAATTAAAATGAAAGAAGACGGACCAGTTTTATTATGGTCTAATGGAAAGATACCAATTTCAGAAAACTTTGAGTTTAAAAAGTTAAAGAATGGATTATGGCAAGGAGAATTGGTTAAACCGAACAGTAATAGTGCGTATTTAATTTTAATAGAGGAATAA
- a CDS encoding alpha-L-fucosidase — translation MIKSIKNIIIFLITISCVGQETIDALLYQGDPLEKSAFLKKENPWFARYQVGESPVVGFPGETKNEKKQRMQKWVDAKYGLFIHWGPQRAGGEYEISSEVSNAFNPVDFNAKEWVSIAKRLGFKYIVITAKHHAGFSMFDSKLTDFNIIEKTPFKRDPIKELAIACTEENMPFGVYYSVWDIHHPDYTKNIGSKNYVKYHEFMLGQVKELLTNYGPMISVWFDGEWVNSWTVERATEFRDLIRAVQPNTVIANRIGQRRRGEGDHHSPENFSPYIGAQSEPWETCAKFDGSWFYNGTNKSESADWALYNLCYATSRGGNFLMNLGPTPEGKFLETSVEKLEKVGNWLQINRESIYGSDKGPHYLLEWGTCTQKGNTLYYQVFDWPKNGELHIPGLKTAVKSASFLADKAHKSITTNREGNDVVVKLPIIPPYKMANVIKIELMDTPIVDNAARALKKEIKKNQAMRQVAEGSYFLPAGFANIYGEKLHFYYGTGSGAQRENLKGWTEESDYVTWDLLVEKNGKYNLEITYASLVAGGAFELFIAGQNFKHTVKEVEYNPKAKKSPLRVDYKTFTLGEVVLKSGRYQLVIKPIEISEEAKKLHQGLMMLRDVTLVPN, via the coding sequence ATGATCAAAAGCATAAAAAATATCATCATCTTTTTAATAACAATATCCTGTGTAGGGCAGGAGACTATAGATGCCTTGTTGTATCAAGGAGATCCATTAGAAAAATCTGCTTTTCTAAAAAAAGAGAATCCCTGGTTTGCACGCTATCAAGTTGGAGAATCGCCTGTAGTAGGATTTCCGGGAGAAACTAAGAATGAAAAAAAACAGCGAATGCAAAAATGGGTGGATGCTAAATATGGTCTTTTTATACATTGGGGTCCACAGCGTGCTGGTGGTGAATATGAAATTTCAAGTGAGGTTTCAAATGCATTTAATCCTGTAGATTTTAATGCCAAAGAATGGGTGTCTATAGCAAAACGTTTAGGTTTTAAATACATCGTTATTACAGCAAAGCATCATGCAGGTTTTTCTATGTTTGATTCTAAATTAACTGATTTTAATATAATTGAAAAAACTCCCTTTAAACGAGATCCTATAAAAGAATTGGCTATTGCTTGTACCGAAGAAAACATGCCGTTTGGAGTCTATTATTCTGTTTGGGATATACATCATCCAGATTATACAAAAAACATTGGTAGTAAGAATTATGTAAAATACCATGAATTTATGTTGGGGCAGGTGAAAGAATTATTAACCAATTATGGACCTATGATTAGTGTTTGGTTTGATGGTGAATGGGTAAATAGTTGGACGGTAGAACGCGCAACGGAATTTCGTGATTTAATTAGAGCGGTACAACCGAATACGGTAATTGCAAATCGTATTGGTCAACGAAGAAGAGGTGAAGGAGATCATCATTCTCCTGAGAATTTTTCTCCCTATATAGGAGCACAAAGTGAACCTTGGGAAACTTGTGCAAAGTTTGATGGTAGTTGGTTTTATAATGGAACCAATAAATCTGAGTCAGCAGATTGGGCACTTTACAATTTATGTTATGCCACTTCTAGAGGAGGAAATTTTTTAATGAATCTAGGTCCTACTCCTGAAGGAAAGTTTCTAGAAACTAGTGTAGAGAAATTAGAAAAGGTGGGAAATTGGCTTCAAATAAATAGAGAATCTATATATGGATCTGATAAAGGACCTCACTATTTATTAGAATGGGGAACTTGTACACAAAAAGGGAACACGCTGTATTATCAGGTTTTTGATTGGCCAAAGAATGGAGAATTACATATTCCAGGACTTAAAACAGCGGTGAAATCAGCAAGTTTTTTGGCAGATAAAGCGCACAAGTCAATAACAACCAATAGAGAAGGAAATGATGTTGTGGTAAAACTCCCGATTATACCACCTTATAAAATGGCGAATGTTATTAAAATAGAATTGATGGACACTCCTATTGTGGATAATGCAGCCAGAGCTTTAAAAAAGGAAATCAAAAAAAATCAAGCGATGAGGCAAGTTGCAGAAGGAAGCTATTTTTTACCTGCAGGTTTTGCGAACATTTATGGTGAAAAACTTCATTTTTATTATGGAACGGGATCTGGAGCTCAGCGAGAAAATTTAAAAGGTTGGACAGAAGAATCAGATTATGTAACATGGGATTTATTAGTCGAAAAAAACGGAAAGTATAATTTAGAAATAACCTATGCTAGTTTGGTAGCAGGAGGTGCTTTTGAATTGTTTATCGCAGGACAAAATTTTAAGCATACTGTAAAAGAAGTTGAATACAATCCAAAGGCTAAAAAATCACCATTAAGAGTAGATTATAAAACATTTACGCTTGGGGAAGTAGTATTAAAATCAGGACGTTATCAGTTAGTTATAAAACCAATTGAAATAAGCGAAGAAGCTAAAAAACTACATCAAGGATTAATGATGTTAAGAGATGTAACTCTAGTGCCAAACTAA
- a CDS encoding glycoside hydrolase N-terminal domain-containing protein, whose amino-acid sequence MRNSIFIFVIFFSVQINAQFLLSYDKPASPFTKEQRQDYRKNGYMQEALPLGNGRLGAMFSGGIAQEHIMMNEITLWMNSKRGLDSVAQSGVRIGAHKNFHKVRKAYEEENYGTGENSMEAMATKYLSSQEPLGNYAPFTDVFIATGHQPKDIRNYSRTLDIHTGVGMVNYTIGKAQYTREYFSSYPNDVVVVRYTSKKGKMNLTIHVSSLHKITNLEAKGNEILLQGEAAMQKDPVEFMQRIFVDAGKARVIAQKDGSLSIKNASDVKIYVSAYTDYLPVYPTFKGRDYVADSKKTIKDAIAVAYKKLKKSHQKDVSSLMDRCQFNLDYIPSGQTTDKLIQQGSSIELENLYFNYARYLQISSSRTAAVPSNLQGLWNGHLKPAWNADYHTDINLAMNYWMVETANLPISFSPYVAYLKIIAASGKHTAKESFGIEKGWSMGLNGNVFGFTAPNEHGRRMQQSGAWLCQNLFEHYAFSKDKKYLEEIYPILKGAAEFYVTFLAPWKDGSLVVYPTWSPENAYLVKEFGKLNKQAYGASFEQQLVLNLFTDYIEASVVLNRDEAFRKTIQETIPKLSPQKIGQYGQVQEWPEDWDSPTDHHRHISHLIALHPGRDFSPLTTPELSNAALVTMKHRGDISTGWSTAWKTNFWARLHNGDKAYQFYQFLTAKRTYANLFDFHPPFQIDGNFGGTAGVCEMLLQSHIRSVNNDAENIQEAAFVAYQNNSENKKHFIPVIPQKSIANAPYILHLLPALPSAWSKGSVKGLRARGGLEVDLEWNKDELVKATIHAKTNGLFRVYSEGKLSKLLSLKKGESMVWRSN is encoded by the coding sequence ATGAGAAACAGTATATTCATATTTGTTATATTTTTTTCAGTACAAATCAATGCTCAGTTTTTATTGAGTTATGATAAGCCTGCAAGTCCGTTTACAAAAGAACAAAGACAAGATTACCGAAAAAATGGATATATGCAAGAAGCGTTACCTCTTGGAAATGGACGCTTGGGAGCCATGTTTTCTGGAGGAATCGCACAAGAGCATATCATGATGAATGAAATTACCTTGTGGATGAACAGCAAACGTGGTTTAGATTCGGTTGCGCAATCTGGGGTAAGAATAGGAGCGCATAAAAATTTCCATAAAGTAAGAAAAGCATACGAAGAAGAAAATTATGGTACTGGCGAAAATAGTATGGAAGCCATGGCCACAAAATATCTAAGTAGTCAAGAACCATTGGGAAATTATGCACCTTTTACAGATGTGTTTATTGCAACAGGTCATCAACCGAAAGATATTCGTAATTACAGTCGTACTTTAGATATACATACAGGTGTGGGAATGGTAAATTACACTATTGGAAAGGCTCAATATACTCGCGAGTATTTTTCTAGTTACCCAAATGATGTGGTAGTTGTTCGTTATACTTCCAAAAAAGGGAAAATGAATCTTACTATTCACGTAAGCTCTTTGCATAAAATTACCAACTTAGAAGCAAAAGGAAATGAGATTTTATTACAAGGAGAAGCTGCTATGCAGAAAGATCCTGTAGAGTTTATGCAAAGAATTTTTGTAGATGCCGGAAAAGCAAGAGTTATTGCTCAAAAAGATGGTTCCTTAAGTATAAAGAATGCTTCGGATGTTAAAATTTATGTATCTGCTTATACAGATTATCTGCCTGTTTATCCAACGTTTAAAGGACGTGATTATGTAGCAGATTCTAAGAAAACAATAAAAGATGCTATTGCTGTTGCGTATAAAAAACTAAAAAAGAGTCATCAAAAAGATGTTTCAAGTCTGATGGATCGTTGTCAGTTTAATTTGGACTATATACCATCGGGCCAAACAACAGATAAACTGATTCAACAAGGTTCTAGCATAGAATTAGAAAATCTATATTTTAACTATGCGCGTTATTTACAAATAAGTTCTTCACGTACAGCAGCAGTACCTTCTAATTTGCAAGGTTTATGGAATGGGCATTTAAAACCAGCTTGGAATGCTGACTATCATACAGACATTAATCTAGCCATGAACTATTGGATGGTAGAAACCGCAAATCTTCCTATTTCTTTTTCGCCTTATGTAGCGTATCTAAAAATAATTGCAGCATCTGGAAAACATACGGCAAAAGAATCTTTTGGTATAGAAAAAGGTTGGAGCATGGGGCTTAATGGAAATGTATTTGGATTCACAGCTCCAAACGAACATGGTAGAAGAATGCAGCAATCGGGAGCGTGGTTGTGTCAAAATTTATTTGAACATTATGCTTTTAGTAAAGACAAAAAATACCTAGAAGAAATTTATCCAATTTTAAAAGGAGCTGCCGAGTTTTATGTAACATTTTTAGCTCCATGGAAAGATGGTTCATTGGTGGTATATCCTACTTGGTCTCCAGAAAATGCTTACTTGGTAAAAGAATTTGGAAAACTAAATAAACAAGCTTATGGTGCTTCTTTTGAGCAACAATTGGTCTTAAATTTATTTACAGATTACATAGAAGCATCTGTGGTTTTAAATAGAGATGAAGCTTTTAGAAAAACAATACAAGAAACAATTCCTAAATTGAGTCCTCAAAAAATAGGACAATACGGTCAGGTACAAGAATGGCCAGAAGATTGGGATAGTCCAACGGATCATCACCGACATATTTCGCATTTAATAGCCTTACATCCTGGACGAGATTTTTCTCCTTTAACAACTCCAGAATTATCTAATGCAGCATTGGTAACAATGAAACATAGAGGAGATATTTCTACAGGTTGGAGTACGGCTTGGAAAACCAATTTTTGGGCAAGATTGCACAATGGAGATAAAGCCTATCAGTTTTATCAGTTTTTAACGGCTAAAAGAACGTATGCTAATTTGTTCGATTTTCACCCTCCTTTTCAAATTGATGGAAATTTTGGAGGAACAGCTGGAGTATGTGAAATGTTATTACAAAGTCATATAAGAAGTGTAAATAATGACGCTGAAAACATTCAGGAGGCAGCTTTTGTTGCTTATCAAAATAATTCAGAAAATAAGAAACATTTTATACCGGTAATTCCACAAAAATCCATCGCAAATGCCCCTTATATATTGCACTTATTACCTGCTTTACCATCAGCATGGTCTAAAGGGAGTGTGAAAGGTTTAAGAGCTCGTGGAGGTTTAGAGGTAGATTTAGAATGGAATAAAGATGAATTAGTAAAAGCGACTATTCATGCCAAAACAAATGGGTTGTTTAGAGTTTATAGTGAAGGAAAATTAAGTAAACTATTGAGTCTTAAAAAAGGAGAGTCAATGGTTTGGAGAAGCAATTAA
- a CDS encoding family 43 glycosylhydrolase: protein MKHNIKMTCFYVSMAILTIVSVIACGNKKLNKSATKTEVSQEIKTDKKISFSYSEVKGIGKDTVYNRRDPSDIIKVGNKYYIWYTRMDKPVRSGYWGTIWYATSEDEGHTWQEQGLALGLGAEGTFDSHSVFTPNILAFKGKYYMYYTGVQPTPGNLKKEFEGNSTTDFTAIGVAVADSPEGPFIRPEKNIVIAHSDVPSDFDSYRVDDASMLIKEGKIWLYYKGRCIEHGKDGPKHTQMGVAIAENPIGPFQKYAKPLIRKGHEVLIWNHNDGVASLTSLSKSIYWAKDGLEFNSTAENLKKIPMAPGLYRPHLEDGNRTNEAPGWGISMRQSKGEAHLLRYEIHNMVQ, encoded by the coding sequence ATGAAGCACAATATAAAAATGACATGTTTTTATGTGTCAATGGCAATACTAACAATAGTATCAGTTATTGCATGTGGCAATAAAAAACTGAATAAATCAGCAACAAAAACAGAGGTTTCTCAAGAGATAAAGACTGATAAAAAAATAAGTTTTTCATACTCAGAAGTAAAAGGAATTGGAAAAGATACTGTTTACAACAGAAGAGACCCGAGTGATATTATTAAAGTTGGAAACAAATATTACATCTGGTACACGCGTATGGACAAGCCTGTAAGGTCTGGTTATTGGGGAACTATTTGGTACGCAACTTCAGAAGATGAAGGACATACTTGGCAAGAACAAGGCTTGGCATTAGGATTAGGTGCTGAGGGAACCTTTGATAGCCATTCGGTTTTTACGCCAAATATTTTAGCGTTTAAAGGAAAGTATTATATGTATTACACAGGAGTTCAGCCAACACCTGGTAATTTAAAAAAGGAGTTTGAAGGTAACAGTACAACTGATTTTACGGCAATAGGTGTTGCTGTTGCCGATAGTCCAGAAGGACCTTTTATAAGACCTGAAAAGAATATTGTAATTGCGCATAGTGATGTGCCTTCTGATTTTGATAGTTATAGAGTAGATGATGCGAGTATGTTAATAAAGGAAGGTAAAATATGGTTGTACTATAAAGGTAGATGTATAGAACATGGAAAAGATGGACCAAAACATACACAGATGGGAGTGGCTATCGCAGAAAACCCTATAGGACCTTTTCAGAAATATGCTAAACCTTTGATAAGAAAAGGACATGAAGTATTAATTTGGAATCATAATGATGGCGTTGCTTCTTTAACATCGTTAAGTAAATCTATTTATTGGGCAAAAGATGGTTTAGAATTTAATTCTACAGCAGAGAATTTAAAAAAGATTCCTATGGCTCCAGGTTTGTACAGACCACATTTAGAAGATGGAAATAGAACGAATGAGGCTCCTGGTTGGGGTATTTCTATGAGACAAAGTAAAGGTGAAGCCCATTTATTACGATATGAAATACACAATATGGTACAATAG
- a CDS encoding GH116 family glycosyl-hydrolase has product MKNIKTIYPLAILLFVFAYANAQQNQWPTFKSYTGEYLKRVAMPVGGIGTGTVSLTGNGAIQNWEIMSFPAKGFNAIIPKGPPSNRSAFFAINIQEEGKKAQAVLLEGPMSDRYYEGERGAIGANHGLPRFAEATFKTAYPFGQVFLKDKDLPVAVTVGAFNPLIPGNVDDSSIPTAILSYKVKNTSNKSITVSLAGTVQNIIGFDGTRGKTIKNINTFKDQDGLKGIHYTSNGVDKNSYQWGTFSLATNSKEQISYRTNWIPQKWGDTTLDFWDDFTDDGLLEERPSFNADAPVGSLAVKTVLAPGEEKDIRFFITWHFPNRPAWRNQKVNVGNFYASKYKDSWDVAKQIVTRLAALEKGTETFVNTFLASDIPQITKEASLFNLAHLRTQLGFRTKEGHFLGWEGTADNVGRGLGTCTHVWNYDQTTPFLFGEIAQTMRDTEFGYATTDEGLMSFRIELPLSTSAQKHGVAAADGQMGSIMQFYREWQLSGDDAFLKKHWPMVKKALEFSWIKGGWDANKDGVMEGSQHNTMDVEYFGPNPQMGFWYLGALKASEKMAKHLGEKSFAKTCKKLYENGSKWMDENLFNGEYYEQLIQPPMVQENLAKGLMMGMGTKDLTTPDYQLGKGVLVDQLVGQVMAHILDFGYLAKEENIKKTNKAVIKYNHKENMSKHANFMRSYALGDESALLMAAYPGERPDKPFPYFTEVMTGFEYTAAVSMLYENQNEIGLKTMQDVRDRYDGKKRSPFNEAEFGNHYARSMMAWGSVLATTGFHYSAVDQSINFTAKPGTYFWSNGYQYGKVTISDDGKSKKAVFTVLNGSVKLKSFTLNDFGTVSFRKVKTVDENTSETFMIKNNLK; this is encoded by the coding sequence ATGAAAAATATAAAAACCATTTATCCCTTAGCAATCTTACTTTTTGTATTTGCTTATGCGAATGCTCAGCAAAACCAATGGCCAACATTTAAAAGCTATACAGGAGAATATTTAAAACGTGTTGCTATGCCTGTTGGAGGTATTGGTACAGGTACAGTTTCATTAACAGGAAACGGTGCAATACAAAATTGGGAAATCATGAGTTTTCCTGCAAAGGGATTTAATGCAATAATACCTAAAGGACCACCATCTAACCGATCTGCTTTTTTTGCAATCAATATTCAAGAAGAAGGAAAAAAAGCACAAGCAGTACTTTTAGAAGGACCCATGTCAGATCGTTATTATGAAGGAGAAAGAGGAGCTATTGGAGCTAACCATGGTTTGCCTCGTTTTGCAGAAGCTACTTTTAAAACGGCTTATCCTTTTGGGCAAGTATTTTTAAAGGATAAAGATTTGCCAGTTGCTGTAACGGTTGGTGCTTTTAATCCACTTATTCCTGGAAATGTAGATGACAGTAGCATTCCAACAGCGATTCTTAGCTATAAAGTAAAAAACACTTCAAATAAATCGATTACAGTTTCTTTAGCTGGTACTGTTCAGAATATTATTGGTTTTGATGGAACTAGAGGTAAAACCATCAAAAATATAAACACCTTTAAAGATCAAGATGGTTTAAAGGGAATTCATTATACTTCAAATGGGGTTGATAAAAACAGCTACCAATGGGGGACTTTTAGTTTGGCAACCAATAGTAAAGAACAAATTTCGTATCGTACCAACTGGATTCCTCAAAAATGGGGAGATACAACCTTAGATTTTTGGGATGATTTTACAGATGATGGTTTGCTAGAAGAACGACCAAGTTTTAATGCAGATGCTCCTGTAGGTTCTCTTGCTGTGAAAACTGTTTTGGCTCCTGGTGAAGAAAAAGACATTCGTTTTTTTATCACTTGGCATTTTCCAAATCGTCCAGCTTGGAGAAATCAAAAAGTAAATGTAGGTAACTTTTATGCGAGTAAATATAAAGATTCTTGGGATGTAGCAAAACAAATCGTAACCAGATTAGCAGCATTAGAAAAAGGTACAGAAACGTTTGTAAATACATTTTTAGCAAGTGATATTCCTCAAATTACAAAAGAAGCTTCACTTTTTAATTTAGCACATTTAAGAACTCAGTTAGGTTTTAGAACTAAAGAAGGTCATTTTTTAGGTTGGGAAGGCACTGCAGATAATGTAGGTAGAGGATTGGGAACATGCACACATGTTTGGAATTACGATCAAACCACACCTTTTCTTTTTGGTGAAATAGCACAAACTATGAGAGATACAGAGTTTGGTTATGCTACGACTGATGAAGGATTGATGAGTTTTAGAATAGAACTTCCACTAAGTACATCTGCACAAAAACATGGTGTAGCTGCTGCAGATGGACAAATGGGAAGTATTATGCAGTTTTATAGAGAGTGGCAACTTTCTGGTGATGATGCTTTCTTAAAAAAGCATTGGCCAATGGTAAAAAAAGCCTTAGAATTTAGTTGGATTAAGGGTGGATGGGATGCTAATAAAGATGGTGTTATGGAAGGTTCTCAGCACAATACTATGGATGTAGAATATTTTGGGCCAAACCCTCAAATGGGATTTTGGTATTTGGGTGCATTAAAAGCATCAGAAAAAATGGCAAAACATTTGGGAGAAAAATCTTTTGCTAAAACTTGTAAAAAATTGTACGAAAATGGTTCTAAGTGGATGGATGAGAATTTATTTAATGGCGAATATTACGAACAGCTTATACAGCCACCTATGGTGCAAGAAAATTTAGCCAAAGGTTTAATGATGGGGATGGGGACCAAAGATTTAACAACACCAGATTATCAATTAGGAAAAGGTGTTTTGGTAGATCAATTGGTTGGTCAGGTTATGGCGCACATCTTAGATTTTGGTTATTTAGCTAAAGAAGAAAATATTAAGAAAACCAATAAGGCAGTTATAAAATACAACCACAAAGAAAATATGTCTAAGCATGCTAATTTTATGCGTTCGTATGCTTTAGGTGATGAATCTGCGTTGTTAATGGCAGCGTATCCAGGAGAACGTCCAGACAAACCTTTTCCTTATTTTACAGAGGTAATGACAGGTTTTGAGTACACAGCAGCGGTAAGTATGTTGTATGAAAATCAAAATGAAATAGGACTTAAAACCATGCAAGATGTAAGAGATCGTTACGATGGTAAAAAAAGAAGTCCGTTTAACGAAGCGGAATTTGGTAATCATTATGCGAGAAGTATGATGGCTTGGGGAAGTGTTTTGGCTACCACTGGTTTTCATTATTCAGCAGTAGATCAATCTATAAATTTTACGGCAAAACCAGGGACTTATTTCTGGTCTAACGGTTATCAGTACGGAAAAGTAACAATCTCAGATGATGGTAAATCAAAAAAAGCAGTATTTACTGTATTAAATGGTTCTGTAAAACTGAAATCTTTTACTTTAAATGATTTCGGAACTGTTTCTTTTAGAAAAGTAAAAACAGTCGATGAAAATACATCAGAAACTTTTATGATTAAAAACAACCTTAAATAA